Below is a genomic region from Leishmania mexicana MHOM/GT/2001/U1103 complete genome, chromosome 20.
GTGCAAAGCATGCGAAGGCGGAACGATGAGTGTATATGTGAACTGCAGAGGATGCCCTTCTCAAAGGATACGGCCGGAATGCGAAAGCGTAAGGgggagctggagaagacAGTCGCAGATATTGAGGTAGCGCTAAAGAAGCTCGACAGGGATGCCCTGTTCATCTACAAAGATGATCCTGTAAACGGACAATGGTGCAAGGAGGCCGCCCTGAAAGAGGCACAAAAGTATGCTGCGCATTCGCACTGAAAGGTTGCATGTGCACTTAGATCATTGCGTTGCTGcttttgtttctttttgttgATGTTCTTTCTTGTCCCTCACTTTCACGATGTAGTTAGGCCCTTGCCTCCTGTACAGGTTTTCAAAGGAAAGAATAAAAAAAAACTCATCAGGCAGGGTGACAAAACGCGCAGGTGAGGTACATCATGGTCACTTCATGAGACATAGAAGGTGAGGTACAGCGCTGGTCGGCTctttttctccctttttcctACGTAGTGCAAATGCCTCATGTATCCTGAGTAGTAAGGTGCGCAGGCGCTTTTCAGAAGTGTGTCCCGCAGGCTAGTGCTTTGCAAATGGTGTACTTACTACATCGTCTCCGTAACTCTTTATCACTTACTCTTTGCTCCTCCATGTATTAGCGGCAACTGCGGGGTTCATGTCGTAGTACATATCTCTTGCTGCGGAATCAAACTCGTGAATCACGGAATCGAAGAAGCGGAAGCGCTTTAGGGTGGACAAATGATGCGGCGATTACTTCCGACCACGAAGTTACTCGGCTCTACGACCGGTATCAGTTTGGCATCGACAAAAAGCCCAGACACGGAGCGCTTAGAGAGgcttgtggaggaggtgaatGGCATAAAGTCGAAGCTGAAAGTTCTGGAAGAGAGCAAAGCTGCGAACGGATTGGTTGACCTTTACGCCTCTCGCAAAATGAAAAGACTGGACATTAAGCGTATCCTGGCAATCTTCAACGATAGGGCGTACCACGCGCCAATATTCTGCCACAAAGCACTTCCGATTATCCTGGCGCACTTCATCACCGGACTCGACAGACTTCCCTCTGGCCTCAACGCCATGCCGTCGATTTTGGCCGTTCGTGCAACGCTTCTCCACTCGTTTCAGAAACTCATCAACTGCAAAATCCCCGCCACCGACGACCAAGTGCAGCACTTTTGCAGAGTGTTGGAGGACATTGACGAGGAGCACGCAGAGCGCAACCTGCTGCAAACCATGGCATTTGGGATCCTGGAGCTGAAGGAGTACGTTTCATCTCATCGGCGAGCACTGGTGGATCTTAAGAAGACATCCGAGCGGTGGGCCAGCATCCCCATGACGGAGGAGAACGTGCTCACCTACGCAGAGATCCAAGAGATCCAAGCTCCACTGGACTCTGTGAATCGTTGTATGATCACGTACAACTTCATCTCTCGGATGTTCCTCAATCACGACCCGGATATGACTACGTGCAGCAATCCCAGACACATCGGGATGGTTGATCTTGAGATGAATCTTGAGCATGTAGTTCGCAACGCTGTTGACGAGGCGAAGCAGATTTGCACGGATCACTACGGCGACTGCCCAGATACCGAGTTTGAGCTGACCTCGGACTCCAAGGCTTTCCGATTCCCCTACATGAGCACAACTATCCGGTACATTATATTGGAACTGATGAAGAACGCGTTTCGTGCGACAGTGGAGTCACACATGAAGCGCAACGAGGTCGGGATGGTTACGTGCGCTGATATGCCGCCCATTCGCGTGTTGATCAACTTGCAAGAAGGGACGGAGCATGCGTGCATCTGCATCTCGGATGAAGGCATGGGCATGACGGACGAAGCACTTGCCATGGCAATGGCGTACTCATACACATCAGTCAGCAAACCAGCTCTGCAGCTTGGTGAGTCAGGCGAGAGATGTGGATCTACAACGCCATCACCGCTAGCTGGCTACGGGTACGGGCTTCCGATGTCGCGCGTGTACGCACAGTCGCTTGGTGGCGACCTTTTCTTGCAGACCATGGAGGGCTACGGTACGCGTGCCTACTACTATATCAAGATAGCGGATGCACAACCCTTATGCGACGAGGAAACCAAGTAGTTCCCTGAAAGTGCAAGATGCAACGCAGCCATCACAACGCCGGCTTTTGTCCTTGATTCGATCTCTGGCCTCTGGTCCTGTTGTGCGTGCAAGACAAGGTGTGTCGCACACGCGAAGACACGCATACCCACGAAAGAAACGAAATACAAAGTGCTGATCCTccctattttttttttcgcctcGTGGGTATGCCTGCCTTCTGTTTACTCACTATCGGCTACTACGCTCCTTGTACATGTTCGCAACAGGAGGTGGAacgccttcctctcctttttcttctctctcaaACTTTCTCTCCTTCATCACAGGGGACGGGGTGGCACCGCTCCGTGCTTCGCACTTCAGGGTCCAGCacactcactctctctctgtgtgggacggaagccaagcagccccttATGTCCCTGCCGATGCCAGACCACCTCTGGTGCCGACAGGGCCAAGCACCCACGGCGCaaggggaggcgagagcgatgcatcgctgcggatgccggcggtgatTCCCCGCACGGCGTGGCGCCAGAGCGAGCTGCGACAACGCAGCCGTGTGCGCCATCCATGCGATGGGCAAAGGGCCAGCCGGACTCGCACCCACCTCACCAGGTCCTCCcaccgcgctgctggtggtggggagCCTGGGCCACCCCCCGACGGCGACACTGcgtggcgaccggcacgatgggagcggctgtggggcgacctgcgaggTGGGGCTGGTGGGTGGAGGCTGAGTCCGAGGTGATGCTTCGATGAATGAGTAGGCGGATTGCTgtcacgcgtgtgtgtgtgtgagggggggggaagggcggGGGAGGTGCGGCGTAGTTCGACCTCATGTTCTATGGCCGGGGCACTGCCCACAGCGgaagcagaagaaaaaaTCGAACATGCTTTCTTTTTGTGCGAACGGGCGGCAAATCTGGCTCTTTtcggtgtggtggtggtggttcgTTGGCGGCACTTCACCGCTGGGCATTTtcccttctttttttatGTGCGCTTTGTACTGCGCTagtgtgctgctgttgctcatttttcttttcggCTCACCCCTGTCTCTATCGATGCTCACCCTTCGagtcatctctctctctctacgtTGGTGCTCAcgttttgtttgttttctctcGGTGCCTTGTCGTGCaaaagcgaagaagagggCGGCCCCGTCCAGGGTGCGCAAAACTGGAGGCCAAGAGTGGTCAGCTAGCGTAGGTATCCGCAGAAGAAGGCGAAACGGAGAACATGGCGACAGTCGCACACAGGTCTTGCGCGTTCATGGATATGAAAAGCCAAGAAGAAAATGCGGTACACAATGAGCACTCTGTAACGGCCCCATATCCGCAccggtggaggagctgcctTCTGCAAACGGTGTCCGCAGTGTCGCGACGGCTGACTTCACGGAGTACAGTCAGTAGAACTCCGAGCCACCATCTCacacggcagctgcaccgtaAGACGCGGAGTACCTTGAGCAAGTGCCATGCACTCGGTGACTGCTCCCTGCGGTGAATACTCTGCCCACTTTTCACACTCCTCTTCACCTTCTCCCACATGTCATCGCCCATTCACTCGCTGcttcgtctccctctctctgcgtcgaagaggacacacacacacacagacacagacgcacatctcaaaaaaaaatacaagAAGAAGGGCGCGTCGgggtctctctctgcgcgtaCCTCCTCGACTCCCCTCAACACGTTGGCCTTGACGCAGCCGCCTGTCGCTGCTACTGCCTCTCTTTGTTCCTGGCCGCTCCCTCTTTCCTTtgccgtcgtgcgcgcgaAGCATCGGCTCTTGGTTCTTtccctccaccccttccGTGGCCCGCTCTCCCCAGCACTATAGAGTCCGTTGCGATGTCGGTCTCGACGGAAAGATCGccagaagaggaggtggtgtCGAACGCGCAGGAGTGGGGGGCACTCGCGGAGTACGAGCGGTCAGAGGCCGTGTACCACCTGCTTAAGCGCATTTCTGGGACGTGTctgcgccacggccaccTCCGCGTAATTGAAAGAGAGGAGTTgatgtgctgcggcgctCATGCAGAGCCCATGAGCATCACGCGCCGACTGCTCCTTTACGGGCACGTGCGGTATTGCCACAGGGAGGCACTGTTGGCGTTCGTGCGGCAGGTGCGCCTGCATTCGGTGCGTGACCTCGACACTGCTGTCACGGCGGGATTGCAGGCAGGGGACCTTGTGCCGCACCTGTTGCTGGAGCCTCTCACGCCGTCTCTCCACACCAACGCGTACGCGCTTTGGCACCGTGTCTATTGCGCCATGCGATGCGGCATCTTCCGCAACATGGAAGTGCGGCAACAAAAGATGAAGCACCGCCTACGCCAGCTGATACGCGAGTCAGCGGTGACGTTGTCGACCAGCGAAACAGCAAGCTACAAGGAAGCGGGTACTCGGGAGGAGACTGCGGCCGCGTTGCCAGACAAGTTGAGTACCTCAGGGAACGCAAACACGCTGCGCTTCTACGCGCAGGAGTTCGCCCACCTCGTAGGCAAAGATGCCCGCGCGCTGAGGGATGAAAGCGGCGCGGACGGCTGTCGTGCGCCACAAGCGCTGGAGGACTTCATGGCCACCACAAAGGAGACGCGGGTCTCGCTGGCCTGCATTGCCGCCACTGTCCCTTCCGTCTTCGTCGTGTGGTCGTGCCGCTACCCCGAATGCGTGGAttggctgcagcggcatctGTTTAACGACTCTCACCTGAAAGAGGTGCTGGACGAAACCGGACTCTCAGGACGGTACGCGGTCCTCCTGGACAAAGATCCTTGGATGTCGTTTGCAGCCGAGCAGGGCGACGTGCTGCCACGCCTCCCGGCGAAGGAAACCTTTCGCATTGAGCTGCTGAAGCCGCTTCCGAAGCGGGCGCAAATTGTTCTGCTGAACGTGGACGAGGATGTCGCCGAAGCCCGCATGGCGTACGAGGACCTGAAAGGAGGACTCCATGGTTGGAAGAGCCCCGAAGTCGATCTGCTGTCGCTTTGGTGTGGCCACCAGGGACTTCAATCAGAGGTGGCGACTCTCTTCCGCATCGAAACACTCCCCTTCATCGTCGACGCGCGCCCGGGAGGCCGCAGCAGATCGTCGAAGGCGTCCTCTCGAGCGACGGCGCTCGTGAATAACAGTAGACATCCAGTGATTGTGCGCTCCTCACATGGTACACTTGAGGTGGCGAAGGATTTGTACGGCATCGCTGACACACCGAAGATGCGCCGCAGGCGAGGCGAGCGCGGTGCACCGACGCTGGCACTGTCTGAGAACGACAACGCATGGCATAACCTTGCTGCGTCAGAGCGCGCCCACATTGCCGACCGGCTGAGCAAGCACATTACGCAATGCCGCCTTCCGTTGTGCTTCACCGCCTTTGTTGGACGGGAGTACGTGATACGCAACCCTTACACCAGTGATCCATGGAGGGCTCTGGAGTGTGTCGCCAGTTCGTCCGTGCGACTCGACGGCGAGTACGTCACCGGGCAAGACTTGATGCCGGTTGCCACAGAGCTGCGTCGCATGCACCAGCTAGACGGTTTTCAGTCCAACGTCAGTATCATAGAGCCCTCGACTCCGCTTGTGTCGTCGTTGAATTTGGTGACACCGCAAATGCGACTGGAGGGAAGAACCCACGTTGTCACGTGCGCCCACTGCCAGCTGGCCATGGACGTCGACGCCGTTGCGCACTTAAGATGCTTACATTGCGCCTCGAGTGATACGAGTGCCATTCTGTGTGAGGTGTGCGCCTTCACAGCTCTGCACCATCCACCTCACCACATTCTTCTGCGGATTCCAGCTGGCGTCTGGGCCCCGTCGCTACCGTTGCTGTGGGGACCTTCCAACGTCGCTCCACTCGCTGTGCTTGCGGAACGATTCAAACCAAACCCGTCCAGGTACCACTACGGCATCTACTGCAATCGGTGCCGCAACATGATCCGTGGTACGCGATGGaagtgcgcgcgctgctACCAGTATGACCTGTGTGACACATGCGCCAGCATCTACAGCAAGCGAGCAGCCTCCACGAAGTCCAAATCAGGTATCATTGCCTGCGGAGACGCACTGCTGCCCGCGATGCCCACCTCGtcaccatcaccgctgcggcCCACGCCGCACGTGGCACCGTTCTGCAGCGAGGACGCGACGCACCCAATGCTCTTCATCCCTCACCTGCAGGGGTGTAGCGCGAACAGCTTTGTGAGGCCGCCGTGCACGGCAAACTTAAGCGAGTGGTTGCGTATACTCTGATGCCGCGACTTGCACGCGGAATggcacccccctcccctccccatctgCTCATTGTATTCGGTCTTTTAGTTTCTTGGATGGGGGACTACGCTGGCATTGCTTCTTTCTTTCCTATTTTCGCTGCAGATGTGCACCTGGCGGCAGATCGTACCGAGCGTGCTTGCCGTGCCGATGTTCATTATGACGTCTCTCTCACTATTTTGCACCCAGCCGACACCAATGTACCAAGCCCTCCCTCTACGCCCTTCTCAcatgtgtgcgtatgtgcgtgtgtgtgagagagagagagaccgcgTATGAACGTCACCACCaacacctcctccctttctcctGGAGTACTCTCGTGCTAGGACCATCGCGCCATCGTTGTGGCCCCCCCCTCTTTGGTCCCTCACCGCCACTCTCTATCACCCCCCCACCTCCATTCCTTCCTCACCCCGCTGACACACAAGCAACTCTGCAGCATCGTTACACCTCTGAAGAAACGACTCTCGTGCTCGTGGTGCAGCCTAgacacaccgccgccgctgctgctgctgctgccctctcctcttATCTCTCTAGTTTCCAGTatccacgcacacccccAAATACCGAGCGACATACGGCACTTCCAACTCTCGTTTtcggcgtcgctgccaaCCCCATTAGAGacacctcgtcctctcctccacgcctttgccgccacgcagcggtgacagcgccgccttcaAACCCTGCTGGAGACTCGCAGGTTGTCGTCGGCCTCGACTTCTCCTCGGTTGTTcgtctttcctcctcctccctcacagAGTTGTCTTTCTCTGCCACCAAACCTCTTCCACTGCGTGTCATCTCCCGACGTCACGATGGGGTGCGAAACCAGCTGCTTGTGGTGCATGAGTGGCACGAAGGAAAGGACGAGGGGCTCCAATTTGGTGGGCAGCGACAACAAGGTTAGCAGaggcgcctctgccgcggcatTCCAGAGGGCCTACTCGGAAGAGTCTTTAGAAATCCCGGTTCCGGATTGTGATGAGAGCCTACGACAGCGCAGTGCTGCAGATAACGCGAGGGACTCGGCGGCTAATGGGCCACGCAGTGCCAGCACAAACATCTATGGCGCGGAGGATCCGAATCTGACGTGcccggcggagctgcgcacgATTATGGATAACATGGATTTGTCCTCTATCAGCACGTCGTCGAGCGCCCCGCAGCTGTTTCACATGTCGCCTACGGAGCGCGCTGAGGTGGAGATGGGTACATGGGCGTGGTGGCGTCAGGAGCTGCGGAATAAGCGTGTCACGAAGGACGGCTACCAtcgtgtgcagctgcaggaagTCCATACTCGGCTTACCACTCAGCACGAGGACAACCCGAGCACAGTAGAGCTAGACTTCAGCAGCTGCTACATGGAGCCTACAGCGCCGTACGTGCTGGGCCGCCTGTTTGCTTCTCTTCAACTAAAGGAGCTGCGGTGGATTACCTCGCTGCGGCTGGATGGCAACTATTTCACCAACGACGGCTTCCGCACGATGCTCGCCACGATGTCGGCCGCGAACGAAGAGCAGACGATCTTGCCACTTCTGCGGCAACTATACCTCAACAACATGAACCTCGATCAACACTCCGTCGCTGGGCTGTTTGCGTACCTGTTTCCAGTGGACCACAAGACCATGGGCGGCATCTCACAAAAGGCATTCTGTATCGCCGGAAGACCTGTCTCGCGGTCGTCGGAGGCTTACATCGCAGCCAGCAGGCGTAGTCCTACGGTACCGCTGTTTCCTTCCTTGACCGTGCTCAGCCTCAGTGACAACCCGGGGGTGGGAACGGAGGGCCTCATTCAGATTCTCCGTAGCCTGTTGGCTGTTCACTACGAGCCGCATGCCATCTCCGTCATGGATCTCTCCCGATGTGGCTTGGACAAGGCGACTCCAAAGTACTTTCGCGAATACTTTGGCAATCTTTCGAGAGCAATTAAAACCAGCTACTACCCAGTGGCACCGCGGCGATTTGTGCTGATAGGCAACCAGCACGGCATTGCAAACTTGAATGGGATCTACTCGCCAGAAAAAACGGGTATTCAGCTCGTGCTTTGAGCGCGGAAGCACCGCACTCTCTTTGTCCCTGTCGCGGCCGTCACCGTCTCCGTTCTTGCGGTCGGGTGGCGGAGTTGTACCACCCGACGCCAGAGTGTTTTCAACAAGCAGAgactcttccctcctcctacCTGTGCGAGCGTGCGTAgtgacgcagcagcgggtgtCATTGGGGCGATCATGTATCATTGGCGGCGTTTTTCGCCGTTTTGCATTCCTTGCTTTTCTGTAGGATGTTCCAAGGGGCGATTGCAgagtgtatgtgtgtgtgtgcagggcAGGGCAGGGCAGGCGTCATAGAGGCGCGGGGcggagagcagaggagaagagaaagcgaTATAGAGGCGTGGCTCCTTCATAGCTCCTCTCTCGATCGGCACCACACTTCTCCTTCATCAGTTTGGCGCCGTTTCGCGTACCCTTGCCCCTTGCCTCACCGAAACACTCTTGCTGTCACTCTAACTCGTTACTCCATCTCTTATCAGTTCCTCAGCGTTTTCTTTGCTTCGACAGCGAACCAAAGGAAGGCGCCACACATAGacgtacgcacgcacgcacaagtgTCTTTGGTTTTCCAGAGCAGGATGGTGGGCGGGCGAGGGGGAAGGACTCTGTGCACTCTGGGTATCGCTGGGTATACCTGCAGATTTTGTGCCGCCCGCTccactctccctctgcccaccccctcccttttttttccgttcgCGCACTTCCCATCAATCACTGTcgtgcaccacctcctcttcccaccccttccccttctctcctttcccAACGTTTTCTCCCCCCTGGCCTGTTTGCCTCTGCATTGTTGGCGGTGCTGTTGCGCGCACTTCActgatgcgtgtgtgtacttgcagtcctgcgtgcgtgtgtgtgtgtgtgtatgtgtgtgtgccatgGGTGGGTGCTGCCTTTTTAGTCGTCTGtttcttccccctctctccccctcccctccctcccccctccaaTACCCGTGTGAGGAGCCGCGGAGGTGAAGAGCCTTTCATGctcatgtgcgtgtgtgcctctttcttttccctGTAATCCTTCTTCCCTTGTACCTctatctctgtgtgtgtgtgtgcctgtgtgtggcTTTTCGCTTGTATGCGGCCTGTGTTGCTGACGCCCGCTGCTCTGGCGTCCCATCCCCTCGCTACGCGCTGATGTATCAACGGTGCATCAACCGACGTCATCCTTTAGCGCCTCTTTGTCTTttcgcccaccaccacccctcttTCTCACTGGTCTGCGTTCTGGTTCGTTTGCATTGAAGGGCAGGGGGGCAGAAGGGGATGCCTGCGGGGGTGCGGGGCGGCGACACCACGGTGGATCTCTCCATCTCCACGTGCCCACGTGTCTGTGGGGGAACGTATCAGATTATCTgagcttctccttctcccccacagctgcccctcctccgcctcctcttccgccccGTCATGGTTGAAGCTTCGAGCggcttccctcctccctcacacacacacacacacgcgtgacAGCAATGCGCCTACTCATTCATCGGAGCATCGCCTCGGACTCAGCCTCCACCCACCAgccccgcctcgcaggtcgccccacagccgctcccatcgtgccggtcgccacgCAGTGTCGCCGTCGGGGGGTGGCCCAGGctccccaccaccagcagcgcggtgGGAGGACCTGGTGAGGTGGGTGCGAGTCCGGCTGGCCCTTTGCCCATCGCATGGATGGCGCACACGGCTGCGTTGTCGCAGCTCGCTCTGGCGCCACGCCGTGCGGGGAatcaccgccggcatccgcagcgatgcatcgctctcgcctccccttGCGCCGTGGGTGCTTGGCCCTGTCGGCACCAGAGGTGGTCTGGCATCGGCAGGGACATaaggggctgcttggcttccgtcccacacagagagagtgggtgTGCTGGACCCTGAAGTGCGAAGCACTGAGCGGTGCCTTCACGCAATCCTGAGGGTTGATGCAAGCAGCCGAAAAGCGTGACAGGAATGAGCACGGCCGGCTGTGCGTCCGTCTCTTGTCACCCTGTTTCTCGACTGTCCGACTCTTCGAGCTGCTTGACTGCttacccctcccctccctcgtgcGTGTTGTTTCTCTGCTCCGCGTCACTCGCTCTCGCGCCTGCGGCATCCTTCACTAAACGTGCACGTTGGCGTGAGCGTGcatcgcgcgcgcgtgagagagagagttgCGTGGATGCAGTGGCGCACGCcatacacccacacccacacagcaATGTGCCATTCGTTCGTCAGCGGGTGCGTACCGTCACATGTCCAGGCTTGTGTGTACGCGTGAGTGCCTACGCGGTGCGGGGAAAGAAGAGGTCTACCTGCCATATAGAAAGACGGCAACGAAGCCGACCAAAAGGCTTGAAAACAAGCAACATCGATTTGAACAGAGGGGCATCAGAGATGCTCCCGTCAAGGGCGGCGCCTCGCCGCCAGTGCCGGTGTGTTCCATCTATGTCGGACTTTCGCGCCGTCGTGTATGTCTCAGGCACCCTGTGTGCTCTGCGTTCCTCCCTGTCGAGGGGAACGCTGGGGGCGGGTGCGAGGAGCGAGGACGGGTGCATCGGCAAAGTCTCATCGATGCCAAGAATGGAAGCACTTGTGGATGACGTGCTCACTCCTCCGTGCTCCTCGTCATCTCTTTGCGCCTTTCTCAGCACGGCAGCCACGATGCACCCCCACCCGGCCATTTTGTGGGTCGATCATCCGCTCTCTGTGCCGCTCTTACGACTCCGCTTTTGCTCTTACCCTATTTCTCTCTACCCAAGTCCGTTCCTCTACACGAGTCTGCTGGTCTGTGTACGCGTGCCCGTGTGTGATAGGAAGCCCATCTGCCTTCGCTTGTGTGCCTCCCTTGGCAGCATCGTTTCCCCTTCATCCACCGGATCGTACCCCGCCTTCCTTAATCCTTGCGCATCACCACAGCGCACGCGtacaacgcacacgcacccctcTTCCAACAgaagcggaagaggaagTCCAGGAAccatgctgcgccgctctcTCGTGAAGCGTGGCGGCTTTTCGCAGGAGGCTTTTCACCGAATGACCAAATACATCACTTCTCGCAACCCAAATGAGAAGTACCTGCGCACCGGTCACATTGTTCTGGAGACACTGAAGCGTTACCACTCCTACATCCTGACGGTTGCTCTCATCAGCGCCTTTACTGTGTATGACCACCACCAGAACCCGGAGAAGATGCCGGGTGCTGTGCATGATGGCCGCTCCCTGGTGCTGTAGGTATAGTGCTCTCGTCGGGAGCACCTAACCGCCTGGCACTTTGCGGactcgttgttgttgctgtgctGCGGGGAGCCAGGAGTGTCGTTAAGCTGTACATACGTGACCCGCGTCAGAGCTTCGTCTTGCGCACGTATGTTGGGTTGGTTCTGTGTGTCTTCTACACCCTCCACTCACAACACCacctcgctccctctctctgtaaGCCACTGCTGGCCTTGTTTCTGGGATCGCTGTGAGCTACTTgatgtgtgttgtgtgtgtgtgtgctcatgTTGTCGttgtttgttgtttttttacatgtctctctctttcacGCGTGCGCTGAGCCCTTTCCTGACACGGCTGTCGTTCACAACACAACACAACACAACaacaggcggaggaggggcagtgATGATGATGCCAATGTggacgtctgctgcggaCTCACCTCTTCCGGCTGTGAGGCAAAGCGGGTGGAGGAAGTGTGCAGCAGTAGCGGTGGCGGACAACGCCGGTGCTGCTTGCTGTGTATTCTTCTcaccttccctcctctcctctccctctcgcgtgcgcatgcacagAGAAGCGCAATGAGGTCGATGGTGTGGGCGTGCCTAATGCCCTCGCGGCACTGATACTTGGCCTCTTCTTCTGCCCCGTTTCCATTGTCAGATTTTTGCATATCCGCACAGTCGTCTACACACCCAGCGATACGCAGAGAGGCCCTCGTGGCCGCGTGAACGCTACTGTCCTAAAACGAGGTTGCTTCGCCCTATCAtgcagcgccatcgcacGCCAGTACCAGGACCGCGtggtgcgccgtcgcaggaCCCGCGGCGTCCGCCGCAGTCCTCTGTCAAGTCACCCGCAAGGCGAGTATCgcgtcgcagcagtgccgccaaGACTTCTGTATCCGGCGGGATCGAGCTCACGCGGGCCCAGCAGATCGAGGCCAAGGCTGCACGCGACGCGGTTCTGGGGACCATGACAAAGAGCTCCCCGCAAACAGCGAAGAAGTTTGTGGAGTCAATCTCGCTTGATATAGATGTGGAGACAACACGGCAGCTGTTATGCAGTAAAAAAGGCTTCGTTGCCCTGCCGTCCTCGATTGGAGTCCTGTGCCGTCAGCTGCGGAAGCTGGACTTGTCGGCCAATGACCTCACAGACCTCAGTCCACTGgccacgctgcagcacctctctAACCTGAACATCGCACACAACGGCCGTCTGGCTTCGCTGAAGGGCTTGTCCGGGACGTGTCTCTCCGTTCTGAACATCTCCTTCTGCGCGGTGGAGTCGCTGGAAGGGCTCGAGCACACCGCTCTCACCCTGCGCACCCTCATTGCCAACGACAATCGCCTGCAGTTACACTCCCCGCTCCTCGCCGATGTCGTGGCGGCGACTGGCGAGGATGCAGTGGAGATGGAAGCTGCACGTGAGCACCTGCCTGAGTCCTTGCGCAGGAGCAGTAGTGACAGCGGTGCACACCTGCGtgcagtggcgcagcgcaactACGCCATTTTTTCCACCTTTCAGCAGTGTGAGACTGTCGTGCTGTCCCGCAACACGCGCCTCTGCCAGCTCTTTCCGGCCtggggcgtggaggaggtggcggcggagtgTGGTGAGGTTTCAGGTCGCGCAAGTGCAGCGGCGGATGACGAGGGTagcgacgacgcggccgACGGCACTTTCACCACCATGTccgctgacggcgacggcggcgattCCGCGAGTCGTGGAAAGAAGCACCGCGCGTCTGCGGCTAAGCGACGTAATCATCGAGGGATCGCTGTACACCCGACGGATCCGTCGGCCTCCGACAccgctgcagtcgctcgCAAACCCGTCGGTGACTCACCCGAGATGGCGGCGTACAatcagcggcggcacgcgctgGCCTTGGcgcaccccctctctgtgtttGAGAGGCTGTCACAGTTGAGGAAGCTGTCGCTGAGCGGCTGTGAGCTGCACTCGTTGCCAGTGCGGTGGTTTCTGCCCAAGgtgacggagctgcggctggcACAGAACCACCTCACCTCTCTTCAGCCGGACGGCGTCATTTTGCGCTCCCTGCATATCCtcgacatcagcagcaacCTCTTCGCATCTGTGGCGTCCCTACGCCGGTGCCGCTACCTGGAGCAGCTGAA
It encodes:
- a CDS encoding developmentally regulated phosphoprotein-like protein; this translates as MMRRLLPTTKLLGSTTGISLASTKSPDTERLERLVEEVNGIKSKLKVLEESKAANGLVDLYASRKMKRLDIKRILAIFNDRAYHAPIFCHKALPIILAHFITGLDRLPSGLNAMPSILAVRATLLHSFQKLINCKIPATDDQVQHFCRVLEDIDEEHAERNLLQTMAFGILELKEYVSSHRRALVDLKKTSERWASIPMTEENVLTYAEIQEIQAPLDSVNRCMITYNFISRMFLNHDPDMTTCSNPRHIGMVDLEMNLEHVVRNAVDEAKQICTDHYGDCPDTEFELTSDSKAFRFPYMSTTIRYIILELMKNAFRATVESHMKRNEVGMVTCADMPPIRVLINLQEGTEHACICISDEGMGMTDEALAMAMAYSYTSVSKPALQLGESGERCGSTTPSPLAGYGYGLPMSRVYAQSLGGDLFLQTMEGYGTRAYYYIKIADAQPLCDEETK